One window of Camelina sativa cultivar DH55 chromosome 4, Cs, whole genome shotgun sequence genomic DNA carries:
- the LOC104780061 gene encoding peroxidase 31-like isoform X1, whose protein sequence is MASTLKSLFLLLLFLFFFTAQSRLTANFYSKTCPRFLDIVRDTITNKQITTPTTAAAVIRLFFHDCFPNGCDASVLISSTPFNTAERDSSINLSLPGDGFDVIVRAKTALELACPNTVSCSDIISVATRDLLITVGGPYYDVYLGRRDSRTSKSSLLNDLLPLPSSPISKLIHQFESKGFSVQEMVALSGAHSIGFSHCKEFAGRVGLNNTGYNPRFAVALKKACANYPKDPTISVFNDIMTPNKFDNMYYQNIPKGLGLLESDHGLYSDPRTRPFVDLYAKDQDRFFKDFARAMQKLSLFGVKTGRRGEIRRRCDAIN, encoded by the coding sequence ATGGCTTCAACACTCAAAtcactcttcctcctcctcctcttcctcttcttcttcacagctCAATCTCGCTTAACCGCAAACTTCTACTCGAAAACATGCCCAAGATTCCTCGACATAGTCCGAGacacaatcacaaacaaacagATCACAACACCAACCACCGCAGCCGCCGTGATCCGCCTCTTCTTCCACGACTGTTTCCCTAACGGCTGCGACGCCTCAGTCCTAATCTCCTCAACGCCATTCAACACAGCTGAACGTGACTCATCCATCAACCTCTCGCTCCCCGGAGACGGCTTCGACGTCATTGTCCGAGCCAAAACAGCTCTCGAACTCGCTTGTCCCAACACTGTTTCTTGTTCCGACATCATCTCCGTCGCGACACGTGACCTTTTAATAACCGTCGGTGGTCCTTACTACGACGTTTACCTTGGCCGTCGTGATTCAAGAACCTCTAAATCTTCTCTTTTAAAcgatcttcttcctcttccttcttcgcCAATCTCTAAACTCATTCACCAGTTTGAATCCAAAGGCTTCAGTGTTCAAGAAATGGTTGCTCTGAGTGGTGCTCATTCAATTGGGTTTTCACATTGTAAAGAGTTTGCGGGTCGGGTGGGTCTTAATAACACCGGGTATAACCCGAGATTCGCGGTGGCTTTGAAGAAAGCTTGTGCTAATTACCCTAAAGATCCGACTATTTCAGTGTTTAATGATATTATGACTCCTAATAAGTTTGATAATATGTATTATCAGAATATACCAAAGGGTCTTGGGTTACTTGAATCGGATCATGGGTTATATTCTGACCCGAGAACCCGACCTTTTGTTGATCTTTATGCTAAGGATCAAGATCGGTTTTTCAAAGATTTTGCTAGAGCTATGCAGAAGTTGAGTCTTTTTGGTGTCAAGACTGGTCGAAGAGGAGAGATCCGAAGAAGGTGCGATGCCATTAATTga
- the LOC104780061 gene encoding peroxidase 31-like isoform X2 — protein sequence MASTLKSLFLLLLFLFFFTAQSRLTANFYSKTCPRFLDIVRDTITNKQITTPTTAAAVIRLFFHDCFPNGCDASVLISSTPFNTAERDSSINLSLPGDGFDVIVRAKTALELACPNTVSCSDIISVATRDLLITVGGPYYDVYLGRRDSRTSKSSLLNDLLPLPSSPISKLIHQFESKGFSVQEMVALSGAHSIGFSHCKEFAGRVGLNNTGYNPRFAVALKKACANYPKDPTISVFNDIMTPNKFDNMYYQNIPKGLGLLESDHGLYSDPRTRPFVDLYAKDQDRFFKDFARAMQKLSLFGVKTGRRGEIRRRCDAIN from the coding sequence ATGGCTTCAACACTCAAAtcactcttcctcctcctcctcttcctcttcttcttcacagctCAATCTCGCTTAACCGCAAACTTCTACTCGAAAACATGCCCAAGATTCCTCGACATAGTCCGAGacacaatcacaaacaaacagATCACAACACCAACCACCGCAGCCGCCGTGATCCGCCTCTTCTTCCACGACTGTTTCCCTAACGGCTGCGACGCCTCAGTCCTAATCTCCTCAACGCCATTCAACACAGCTGAACGTGACTCATCCATCAACCTCTCGCTCCCCGGAGACGGCTTCGACGTCATTGTCCGAGCCAAAACAGCTCTCGAACTCGCTTGTCCCAACACTGTTTCTTGTTCCGACATCATCTCCGTCGCGACACGTGACCTTTTAATAACCGTCGGTGGTCCTTACTACGACGTTTACCTTGGCCGTCGTGATTCAAGAACCTCTAAATCTTCTCTTTTAAAcgatcttcttcctcttccttcttcgcCAATCTCTAAACTCATTCACCAGTTTGAATCCAAAGGCTTCAGTGTTCAAGAAATGGTTGCTCTGAGTGGTGCTCATTCAATTGGGTTTTCACATTGTAAAGAGTTTGCGGGTCGGGTGGGTCTTAATAACACCGGGTATAACCCGAGATTCGCGGTGGCTTTGAAGAAAGCTTGTGCTAATTACCCTAAAGATCCGACTATTTCAGTGTTTAATGATATTATGACTCCTAATAAGTTTGATAATATGTATTATCAGAATATACCAAAGGGTCTTGGGTTACTTGAATCGGATCATGGGTTATATTCTGACCCGAGAACCCGACCTTTTGTTGATCTTTATGCTAAGGATCAAGATCGGTTTTTCAAAGATTTTGCTAGAGCTATGCAGAAGTTGAGTCTTTTTG